The following proteins come from a genomic window of Tepidiforma thermophila:
- a CDS encoding vWA domain-containing protein: protein MMRSLIRRVFGEERGQALPLFALFLLVFLGFVAMSIDVGRYVWARTQMQAAVDAAALAAAQSMPSETDAAAKATEYWLDNSGFIRSQGTNVQFAVTYPEGNKAVRVQARADIPTWFARLFGVDHWTVSASGDAESQVLDIAVVFDISGSMCFDSFRQVENSGSYMMSPGRLTPAGGFAFPRLAANINSTQTTIPLNDVRIFASTNAATNRSNFGTTFNTTTPYWKVSVGSNATSVPTSASLRPGIIMIDNELMRITGVNTSNNTLTVIRGYRNEATDTNTVATSHAANAEVWANRTGYSSTSDYCQLASYYTPTTTQNGPHQPFDAAIDAAKYFTTLFDEQYDKIGSVRYSTRAAISQNLTSNFSAVRDSLDAILWPAGATNIPHGIAVGRQVLDGPGKRANAVRVLVLVTDGIANTYCGSATYNPANYNSTSCTTGSGIPAAEEHARREAQRARNGDIIIFTIGLGNDLNTTFLQDIAAIGGGKFYHAPTTAQLDEAFQAVAEQTHIALVR from the coding sequence ATGATGCGTTCGCTGATTCGCAGAGTTTTCGGGGAGGAGCGCGGGCAGGCATTGCCGCTGTTCGCGCTCTTCCTGCTCGTATTCCTCGGTTTCGTGGCGATGAGCATTGATGTCGGGCGGTACGTCTGGGCGCGGACGCAGATGCAGGCGGCGGTGGATGCGGCGGCGCTGGCCGCCGCGCAGAGCATGCCGAGCGAGACTGATGCCGCGGCTAAGGCAACTGAGTACTGGCTGGACAACAGCGGGTTCATCCGGAGCCAGGGCACGAATGTCCAATTTGCGGTGACGTACCCGGAGGGCAACAAGGCGGTCCGGGTCCAGGCGCGTGCAGATATCCCGACGTGGTTCGCTCGTCTCTTCGGGGTCGACCACTGGACCGTTTCGGCATCGGGCGATGCGGAATCGCAGGTGCTCGACATTGCCGTGGTCTTCGACATCTCCGGTTCGATGTGCTTCGACAGCTTCCGCCAGGTCGAGAATTCGGGGTCGTACATGATGAGCCCGGGCCGGCTGACGCCGGCAGGAGGGTTCGCGTTCCCGCGGCTTGCGGCGAACATCAACTCGACGCAGACGACGATCCCGCTGAACGACGTCCGGATTTTCGCGAGCACGAACGCGGCCACGAACCGAAGCAACTTCGGAACGACGTTCAACACGACGACGCCGTACTGGAAGGTTTCAGTCGGCTCGAACGCGACCTCCGTGCCCACATCCGCAAGCCTGCGGCCGGGGATCATCATGATCGATAACGAGCTGATGCGGATTACGGGCGTCAACACCAGCAACAACACGCTAACGGTTATCCGCGGCTACCGGAACGAGGCGACCGACACCAACACCGTTGCGACCTCGCACGCGGCAAACGCGGAGGTGTGGGCCAACCGCACCGGGTACAGCAGCACAAGCGATTACTGCCAGCTCGCGAGCTACTACACGCCGACGACAACGCAGAACGGGCCGCACCAGCCGTTCGATGCCGCGATCGATGCAGCAAAGTACTTCACGACGCTGTTCGACGAGCAGTACGACAAGATCGGCTCGGTGCGGTATTCGACGAGAGCAGCGATCAGCCAGAACCTGACGTCAAACTTCAGCGCGGTGCGTGACAGCCTGGATGCCATCCTCTGGCCGGCCGGGGCAACGAACATCCCGCACGGCATTGCTGTCGGGAGGCAGGTCCTGGACGGCCCGGGGAAACGCGCCAACGCTGTCCGCGTGCTCGTGCTGGTGACCGACGGCATCGCGAACACGTACTGCGGAAGCGCGACGTACAACCCGGCAAACTACAACTCGACGTCGTGTACGACAGGCAGCGGGATTCCCGCGGCCGAGGAGCACGCGCGCCGGGAAGCGCAACGGGCCCGGAACGGCGACATCATCATCTTCACGATCGGCCTCGGGAACGACCTGAACACGACGTTCCTGCAAGACATCGCCGCCATCGGCGGCGGCAAGTTCTACCACGCCCCGACAACCGCTCAGCTCGACGAGGCGTTCCAGGCGGTCGCCGAGCAGACACACATCGCGCTGGTCCGGTAG
- a CDS encoding AAA family ATPase, with translation MARVPQLLVVDPDRESSAELAKTLQMLGFGILGTAGYGVEAFTLCFQMRPDLVLMRIEEPLVRPVQTLSRINDGLPDLPIIVFSTEANIRLMRQSMVGGASDYLVEPLDPEELESSIMKVLEKKEREMMRRRGELADPVAQGTIITVFGAKGGIGKTTIASNLAVALATEAHQTVALVDMDTRFGDVAITMDIPVERSIADLARNLDNVDRNTLREYLVEHESGVRILPAPTRPADWRNLTSAHIRDVVDVLSQTHDFVILDTPGTFNEIVAAAIEVGTMILLITTLDMASIKDTVLALEMLHERFGNDDERIKVVLNRAGVDTGVREKDVERTLDTALWWKIPQDNEVVKAAQLGRPIVLSRPNSRVAVEIREIARALAGIRARSKAKKSGGLGSLFGGLFKKSA, from the coding sequence ATGGCACGAGTACCGCAGCTTCTCGTGGTTGACCCCGACCGGGAGAGCTCGGCAGAGCTGGCGAAAACGCTGCAGATGCTGGGCTTCGGGATTCTCGGGACCGCCGGGTACGGTGTGGAGGCGTTCACGCTCTGCTTCCAGATGCGGCCCGACCTGGTGCTCATGCGGATCGAGGAGCCGCTGGTGCGCCCGGTACAAACGCTTTCGCGAATCAACGATGGGCTGCCCGACCTGCCGATCATCGTGTTCTCCACCGAAGCGAACATCCGCCTGATGCGGCAATCGATGGTGGGCGGGGCCTCGGACTACCTGGTTGAGCCGCTGGACCCAGAAGAGCTCGAAAGCTCGATCATGAAGGTGCTCGAGAAGAAGGAGCGGGAAATGATGCGCCGCCGCGGCGAGCTGGCCGACCCGGTCGCGCAGGGAACTATCATCACCGTCTTCGGGGCCAAGGGCGGCATCGGTAAGACGACGATTGCCTCGAACCTGGCGGTAGCGCTGGCAACGGAGGCGCACCAGACGGTGGCCCTGGTGGACATGGACACCCGGTTCGGGGATGTCGCCATCACGATGGATATCCCGGTTGAGCGGTCAATCGCCGACCTGGCCCGGAACCTCGACAACGTCGACCGGAACACGCTGCGGGAATATCTCGTCGAGCATGAGTCGGGCGTCCGGATTCTGCCGGCGCCGACCCGGCCGGCGGACTGGCGGAACCTGACGTCGGCGCACATCCGCGACGTCGTCGATGTTCTTTCGCAAACGCACGACTTCGTGATCCTGGATACGCCCGGGACATTCAACGAGATTGTGGCGGCGGCGATCGAGGTGGGGACGATGATCCTGCTCATCACGACACTCGACATGGCCAGCATCAAGGACACCGTCCTGGCGCTCGAGATGCTGCACGAGCGATTCGGAAATGACGATGAGCGGATCAAGGTGGTGCTGAACCGGGCCGGTGTCGACACGGGGGTCCGGGAGAAGGATGTTGAACGAACGCTGGACACAGCCCTGTGGTGGAAGATTCCGCAGGACAACGAGGTGGTGAAGGCGGCGCAGCTCGGTCGGCCGATTGTGCTGAGCCGGCCCAACAGCCGGGTTGCTGTGGAGATTCGCGAGATTGCACGGGCGCTCGCAGGGATCCGGGCGCGCTCGAAGGCGAAGAAGAGCGGCGGCCTCGGGAGCCTGTTCGGGGGCCTGTTCAAGAAGAGCGCGTAG
- the cpaB gene encoding Flp pilus assembly protein CpaB — MNRSIAAATSSSSRNRGVLLLACAFGLLSALLVFAFLNGRGDGQDLDSRIFAGEGAETVVVLTRNVAVGEKITSDMLTTRTIPAAALLPGRVKDSELSSLVGKVATAPMYAGEQVIDAKVTTYVGQDTLAYKVPQGMRAISLQVPHEAWIAAGLPQPGDRVDILGITTLSKVDPLTGEEKPNVVAGYIAQDVEVLAIAQAVVKTVPKVDAGGSGAGDPAATEASATTSGAVKQENATYEKAISITLALPPDLAAKVALIDAMRDDVGQYRILPRQKGDADPITGKQVWTYDDLFPVR, encoded by the coding sequence GTGAACAGATCGATTGCAGCAGCCACCAGCAGTTCGAGCCGGAATCGCGGCGTGCTCTTGCTCGCCTGCGCCTTCGGGCTCCTGAGCGCACTGCTCGTCTTTGCCTTCCTGAATGGACGCGGGGACGGGCAGGACCTGGACAGCCGGATTTTCGCAGGCGAGGGGGCTGAAACCGTCGTCGTCCTTACCCGGAACGTCGCCGTCGGGGAAAAAATCACCTCCGACATGCTGACCACGCGCACCATCCCTGCCGCGGCGCTCCTGCCGGGTCGGGTGAAGGACAGCGAGCTGTCATCGCTGGTCGGCAAGGTGGCAACGGCGCCGATGTACGCTGGCGAGCAGGTCATCGACGCGAAGGTCACCACGTACGTCGGGCAGGACACGCTGGCGTACAAGGTGCCGCAGGGGATGCGGGCAATTTCGCTCCAGGTGCCGCACGAGGCGTGGATTGCAGCCGGACTGCCGCAGCCGGGCGACCGTGTGGACATCCTCGGCATCACTACGCTGAGCAAAGTGGACCCCCTGACCGGCGAAGAGAAGCCGAACGTTGTCGCGGGGTACATCGCCCAGGACGTCGAAGTCCTGGCCATTGCGCAGGCGGTCGTCAAGACCGTGCCGAAGGTAGATGCCGGAGGAAGCGGCGCGGGCGACCCGGCAGCCACAGAGGCGTCTGCAACGACGTCCGGCGCGGTGAAGCAGGAAAACGCGACGTACGAGAAGGCGATCTCCATCACGCTGGCCCTGCCGCCGGACCTGGCAGCCAAGGTGGCGCTTATCGACGCGATGCGAGACGACGTGGGCCAGTACCGGATTCTGCCGCGACAGAAGGGTGATGCGGACCCAATTACGGGAAAGCAAGTGTGGACGTACGACGACCTGTTCCCGGTGCGGTGA